One part of the Streptococcus sp. oral taxon 431 genome encodes these proteins:
- the recA gene encoding recombinase RecA, whose translation MAKKPTKKLDEIGKKFGADREKALNDALKLIEKDFGKGSIMRLGERAEQKVQVMSSGSLALDIALGSGGYPKGRIIEIYGPESSGKTTVALHAVAQAQKEGGIAAFIDAEHALDPAYAAALGVNIDELLLSQPDSGEQGLEIAGKLIDSGAVDLVVIDSVAALVPRAEIDGDIGDSHVGLQARMMSQAMRKLGASINKTKTIAIFINQLREKVGVMFGNPETTPGGRALKFYASVRLDVRGSTQIKGTGDQKDTSVGKETKIKVVKNKVAPPFKEAFVEIMYGEGISRTGELLKIASDLDIIKKAGAWYSYKDEKIGQGSENAKKYLADHPEIFDEIDHQVRVKFGLIEDDAVADEKVAPVESEVANQEVTLDLGDDLEIEIED comes from the coding sequence ATGGCGAAAAAACCAACAAAAAAATTAGACGAAATTGGCAAAAAATTTGGTGCTGATCGTGAAAAAGCTTTGAATGATGCCCTTAAATTAATTGAAAAAGACTTTGGTAAGGGATCAATCATGCGCTTGGGTGAACGTGCAGAGCAAAAAGTCCAAGTGATGAGTTCAGGATCTTTGGCTCTGGATATTGCTCTTGGATCAGGTGGTTATCCAAAGGGACGTATCATTGAAATCTACGGACCAGAGTCATCAGGTAAGACAACAGTAGCCCTTCATGCGGTAGCGCAAGCCCAAAAAGAAGGCGGAATTGCTGCCTTTATCGATGCAGAGCACGCTCTTGATCCAGCCTATGCAGCAGCGCTTGGAGTTAATATCGATGAATTGCTCTTGTCACAACCAGACTCAGGGGAGCAAGGTCTTGAAATTGCTGGGAAATTGATTGACTCAGGTGCGGTTGACCTTGTTGTTATCGACTCAGTTGCAGCTCTTGTGCCTCGTGCGGAAATCGATGGGGATATCGGAGATAGCCACGTTGGTCTTCAAGCTCGTATGATGAGCCAGGCTATGCGTAAACTCGGGGCTTCTATTAACAAGACAAAGACAATTGCTATCTTCATCAACCAATTGCGTGAAAAAGTAGGGGTTATGTTTGGTAATCCAGAAACAACTCCTGGTGGACGTGCCCTTAAATTTTACGCTTCTGTCCGTTTGGATGTTCGTGGAAGCACACAAATCAAGGGAACTGGTGACCAAAAAGATACGAGCGTAGGTAAGGAAACCAAGATTAAGGTTGTTAAAAACAAGGTGGCTCCACCATTTAAAGAAGCCTTTGTTGAAATCATGTATGGTGAAGGGATTTCAAGAACTGGTGAGCTTTTGAAGATTGCAAGTGATCTTGACATCATCAAGAAAGCAGGAGCATGGTACTCTTATAAAGACGAAAAAATCGGACAAGGTTCTGAAAATGCTAAGAAATACTTGGCGGATCACCCAGAAATCTTTGACGAGATTGACCACCAAGTTCGTGTCAAGTTTGGCTTGATTGAAGATGATGCAGTGGCCGATGAAAAAGTTGCACCTGTGGAATCAGAAGTAGCTAATCAAGAAGTGACTCTTGACCTTGGCGATGATCTTGAAATCGAAATTGAAGATTAA